From bacterium:
GACTGTGACGGTACCGTCGATGCCGAGCCGGCCGAGCCGCTCGCAGAACGCGTCGCGGTCGGGCAGCGGGTGCCGGCCGCCGTGCGCCTGCTTCGGACCGCTGAGATCCCGGTCCAGATCGAGATACACCGATCCGGGGACGTGCGCCTCGCCGTAGGCGGCGCGGCCGGCCTCGGGCTTCGCGAGGTCGAACCGGCAGTCCACGATGACGACGGCCGGATCGTCGAGGTGCCGGGCGAGCCATGGGACATCGATGAGATTGCGGCGCTCAGTCATAGGTGGTTGACACGCTTCGGCGCGGGAAACGGTCCGTCCCGCACCCGCGCCGGGCCTGCCCTGTCTCCGCAGGACCTCCGGCCGCTTCGGAGCCTCCTGCAGGGCCGCGGCCACGCCCGAGACGAACGTCCCCGCATGCCGGCGGAGCCCTGGCACGGCATTTTCCCGTACCTCGTGTCGCCGGTCGATGCGGAGGGGCGGGTGCGCACGGACGTCCTGACCGGGCTGGTCGACCATCTCGTCGGATGCGGCGTGCACGGGCTCAGCCCCCTCGGCAGCACCGGCGAATTTCCGTACCTGACGGCCGGGCAGCGCGTGGAAATCGTACGCACGGTGGTTGAAGGGGCCCGCGGCCGCGTGCCCGTTGTCCCGGGCGTCGCGGCCTACAGCACACACGATGCGATCGAGCAGATCCGCCTCATGCGGGAAGCGGGCGCCGACGGGGTGATCCTGATTCTGCAAACGTACTTTCCGCTGGCCCGCGAGGGCGTGATGTCGTTCTTCGAGACCGTGGCGGACACAGCCGGGTGCCCGATTTGCGTCTACACGAATCCGCGGCTGCTCGGATTCGACCTCACCCCCGACCAGATCATCGCGCTCTCGCGCCTCCCGAACATCCGCTACGTCAAGGACGCGTCCGGCGAGACCGGCCGGCTGCTCACGATCCTGAACCGGACCGCGGGACGGATCGCCGTCTTCAGCGCCTCCGCGCACGTGCCGCTGCTGGTGTTCCGCCTCGGCGGCGTCGGCTGGATGGCCGGCCCGGCGTGCCTTGTGCCGGCGGCGTGCGTGCGTCTTTATGACCTCGCCCAAAGCGGACAATGGGAAGACGCCGAGCGCCTGCAGCGGCGCCTGTGGCCTGTCAACGAGGTCTTCCAGCGGCACGGGCTCGCCGCGTGCGTTAAAGCGGGGCTGCGCCTCTTGGGATTCGACGCCGGCGACCCGATCCCACCGCAGCGCCCGCTCGCAGACACGGCGATCGACGAAATCCGCGAGGCCCTCGCGGGCGTGGGCGGCTGAGGCTACCGCTTGGCCGCGTTTGCGGAAAACTCGGGCGCCCCACCGGTCACCCAATCGTCCTTCGCCACGTCTTCGAAGACCACCTGACACGCTTCCCGTGTCGTTCCGCCGATCGTGATCAGCGCCTCGGTGATGGCTTCGGCGATCCGGCGCTTCTTCTCGGTCGAACGTCCTTCGAACAACGTCACTCGAACAAACGGCATGAACGGCCTCCTCCACGGCAGTGGTCGGGCGACCCGGACTGCGGGGCGTCTGCTACCACAGATACAACGCGCCGCCCGGGCAGGCCTGTCCCGCCCGGCTTTCGTGCGGGCCGTCGACGAAGGGTGCCCGGGGCCCGCGGCGAACGCTCGTCTCACCGAAAACGTCACCTAGAGGCGGAGGCCACCTCCGATGCTCCGGCGGCCCGAAGAGAAGGTCAAAGAACTCAGCGAGATCACGATCAAGTCCGACACGCGCGACATCCTGTCGCACGCGACGATCCAGGCCGAGGCGCTCGAAGATTATTTCCTCGTCGACATGGACGCGCACGTCACGGAAACGCAGTTCTGGCCCGAAATCATTAACCTGATCGACAACGACGTGATCAAGCAGATGGGCCAGGCGATGATGATGCGGCCGGGGCCCTCGACGGCGCTACTCAACCAAATGCCCGGCCTGATGTTTCAGAACGTCTACGGGCGCATCCCCCACCAATTGACCCTGGCCGAACCCGTGGATGGCGCCGGGTGCCACCACCTCACGGAGCTGATGCGCCGCGCGATGGACGCGATGGGCCTCGACTACCAGGTCGTTTTTCCAACCCCGATGCTGGTACTGGGAATGCATCCCCAAGATGACATCGAGGTCGCGGTCGGCCGCGCCTACGACCGGTGGCTCGTCGAGCGCATCCTGCCGGAGGACGAGCGGATCAAGGGCCTGCTGTACCTGCCCTTCAATACGCCGAAGGCCTGTCTCGACATCGTCCGGGACTTCGGCAGCGCGCCCGGTGTCATCGGCTTCACCGTCTGCGCGACCCGGAACAAACCCGTCCACCACGACTCTTATATGAAGCTCTACGCGATGATCGAGGAGACCGGCAAGCCGCTGACCTTCCATTCCGGCTACCATTGGGGCGACCCGTCCTTCGCGCAGCTCAACCGGTTCATCTCGATGCACAGCATCTCGTTCGTGCACTACAGCCTGATCCACGTCGCGAACTGGGTGATCAACGGGCTGCCGGAGCGCTTCCCGGGGCTCAAGATCGTGTGGGTGGAAAGCGGCCTCGCCTGGATCCCGTTCATCATGCAGCGGCTCGACCACGAGTTCATGATGCGGGTCTGTGAGGCACCGGCGCTCAAGCGTCCGCCGAGCGAGTATATTCGGGAGATGTACTTCACCAGCCAGCCGCTCGAGAAGACCAACATGAAGCTGCTCCAGGCGACGTTCGAGGCGATCAACGCGGAGACGCAGCTCCTCTACGCGTCCGACTGGCCGCACTGGGACTTCGATCCGCCAACCGCGATCACGACGATCCCGTTCCTCAGCGAGCAGGCGAAGCGCAACATCCTCGGCCTCAACGCGGCCCGGGTGTTCAACCTCGAGGTCAAGCGGACCCGGCCGAAGGCGCGCGACGTGCTCGCCGGACGGCAGGAGGCCGCGGAGCGGCCGGAAGTCCTGCGGCAGACAGGGGACCGCGTCTGATATGGCGGGCGACGCGCACGCGGAGTTCGCCGCGGCGGCGGGCGCGTTTGCGGCCGCGGCGGAGCGCGCACTCGCGGGCGGCGCGGCGTCGCAGCTGGCCGCCGGCGACATCGAGCGGGCCATGAACGCCGCGGTGAAAGTCTACGCCGCGAAGACGGAGGCTCTGGCCGGGGAAACGCCCGCGCCGCCGGTATCGGCGGACCGGGTGACCCCGACGGAGGTGGTCGTGGTCGTGAGCGAGATGCTCCGCGCGGTCGACGTCAGCCTGTTCGACCTGGCGATGTGGTACCGCCGGCCGGCCGGCGGCCCGCAACCATGAAATTAGAGGCGCCCGAGGCAGCCCGATGAGGGAAGTCTTGATCGGGCGGGTCTCGGAGTTTCCCGATTCGGGCCGGCAGATCGTCGCCGTCGATGACGCCGAGATCGGCGTGTTCTGTGTCAACGGCCGGTTCACGGCCTTCGAGAACGTGTGCCCGCATCTAGGAGGACCCGTCTGCCAGGGGAAGATCATCCCGCGCGTCCAGGAAATGGTCGGGGAGGATAAGACCAGCCTGGGCCTGTCCTTCTCGAAGGATCAGACGAACGTCGCCTGCCCGTGGCACGGCTACGAGTTCGACGTCGAGACCGGCCGCCACCAAGGCAACTCCCACTTGCGGCTGCGCGCGGTTAAGATCGAAGTCGTCGGCGGCGACCTCGTCGTGACGGTGCCGGAGCGCACGCGCGAACGGATCGCGCGCGCCCGCCCGGCCGGCGGGCGGACCTCGGACTAGTTTGCGGCAGGGCTACCCGGCGGCCGGCGCTCCCGATCTGCTCAGTACGTGGGACAGTGGAGCGCGGTGGCCGTGTTCGCGGTGAACCCGCCGAACGATATGAAGGCCGGCGCGAGGTAGCAGAACTGCCCCGGCTGATAGACGGTCAGCGCCTGCACGTAGGCACCGCCCGGCGGCACCGTCAACAGTAGCCCGCGTTTGTCGTAGAGCCAGTACTGCAGACCGCTCACAAGCGCGTTCAGGATCGGCGGGCCGTAGGTCTGCTGGACTGAACGGACCGGAAGGCTGAACGGGAGTATGCCCTGATTAATGCAGTGCTGCGGTATCGGGACCGGCCACGACCGCAGGATGTTGAGGCCGGCGACCACGTTGTCCCGTCCGAGAACGTCGAGACCGTTAAACCGCATGTGGGTCCACTGGTGGCCCCGCAGGCGGCGGTTCTCAACGAGGGTCGCCCGGCCGTACCACTGCGAAATTTGACCGAGCGGGATTCCCAGCTGCACCGGCCCAAGGCTGACGCCCGGGACGAAGGACCCTGCGGGATCGCACCAACTCTGGCTGTTCGGGTTGTCGTCCGCAAGCGCCGCCGGTCCGCTCGGCCAGAGAACGGCGGTTAACGTCACTGCTACGATGGCCACGACGAGTGATCGCATGCGAGAGCCCCCCTCAGCGCCATGGACGCCTGCAATCTATGCTACCCGATTCATTCCCCAAACGGGCCCGCCGCCTACTTAACGCGGGCGCTCAGCCCCCGGTTCCCCGGCCGCCGGCGCCGTCTCTATTAACGACGGCCGGGCCGGGGCGGGTTCCCTGCGCCGCGCCGGGTTTGATGGCGGCCGGCCGAACCCGCGGACCCCGGCGCACGTTCTTGAATTATGATTGTGAAGAAGGCGGCCCGCGGCCGGCCGGCTGGGAGAAGGCGATGTTCGCAACCGGTCTGATCTCGTTCCTCGTGCTGACGCTCGCCCAGATTCCGACGCTGTCCGGAATCCCGGATCTCAGCACCCATAAGGAAATCAAAGTAGCGGTCGAGATCAAGGCGTCCGCCGACACTGTCTGGCACACCCTAACCAACTTTCCCGCGTACGACATCTGGAATCCCTACATCTACCCGGCTTCCGGCGAGCCGATCGCCGGACGGCAGCTCGATTTGACGCTCCGGGGCCGTACCGTCATTCATTTCCAGCCCACCGTGCTCGTCGCCAAACCCGGCGAGGAGCTCATCTGGGGCGGGAAGGTCCCCCTCGGGGCGGTCCAGCGCGAGGTAACGTTCGAGATCGTGACGCTGGAGCCCCATCGAGTCCGGTTCACCGCGATGGAGCGGTTTCGCGGTGTCCTCCTGCCCCTCGCCGGGGGTGTCACCCGCGATGCCGCCGCCGGATGGCAGGCCATGGCGAAGGCCTTGAGAAACCGCGCCGAACTGCTGGACTTCTCTCCGCCCTCGAACCCCGTCCCGCACCGCTAGCGCGTCACACGACCGCGCCACCCCCGGGCGGGCACCCGAACGAGTACGCCCAAAAACATGTTGGGGTGAGCCGGAACGGCGGAATAATGTGAACACCATTTAGACAACAACGACAACCGCATACGGGACGACGGGCGAGATGCTCTCCGACATCGCGCCCCGGTCAAGGCCAGGCGGCATCGACAGACGCGACCGGGCGGAACTGGACGTGAGGCTGATGATGGCGCTGCTGAGTGTGATCGTGCTGGTGGCGGTACTCGTCGGACCGGCAGGTGCGCAGTCGGTCTACCAAAACGACGACCCGACCTATCCGGTCTTCGAAGTGAACACACAGACCGAGGCGCATACGGCGACGACGTGGGCGGAGCACGCGGCGCAGTCCATCGCAAAGATTGCGGCGTCGCCGACCGGCAAGGCGGTCCAGGTCGCCGTGGGGCTGTACAACGTGCTGGTGAACAAGTCGATGCCGGTCACGTCCGCGAACATCGGGTTCTAACGCGGCCCGCCCGGCGGTCTGTCCCCGCGGCGCCCGGCCTGCGGCCGGGGGCGGGGACGTTACAGCCGGCGCAGCCGAGGATCGAGCGCGTCCCGCAGGCTGTCACCCACCACGTTCAACGCCAGCACTAGTGTGAGGATCGCCAGCCCCGGAAAGGTCGAGATCCACCACTGCACGAGATAGTCGCGGCCGGACGCGATCATGGACCCCCACTCCGGAATTTGCGGGGGCGGCCCGAGGCCGAGGAAGCTGAGCGACGCGAACGTGAGAATGGCATGCCCGACGTCGAGCGTGCCGAGTATCACGATCGGCGAGACGATGTTGACCAGGATGTGACGGCTGAAGACGCGGAATGTGGACGCGCCGACCGCCCGGGCCGCTTCGACATATTCGCGCCCCCGCGCGGCCAGCACGAGCCCCCGGGCGAACCGCGCGTAGGACGGCCACCACGCCACCATGATGGCG
This genomic window contains:
- a CDS encoding dihydrodipicolinate synthase family protein produces the protein MPAEPWHGIFPYLVSPVDAEGRVRTDVLTGLVDHLVGCGVHGLSPLGSTGEFPYLTAGQRVEIVRTVVEGARGRVPVVPGVAAYSTHDAIEQIRLMREAGADGVILILQTYFPLAREGVMSFFETVADTAGCPICVYTNPRLLGFDLTPDQIIALSRLPNIRYVKDASGETGRLLTILNRTAGRIAVFSASAHVPLLVFRLGGVGWMAGPACLVPAACVRLYDLAQSGQWEDAERLQRRLWPVNEVFQRHGLAACVKAGLRLLGFDAGDPIPPQRPLADTAIDEIREALAGVGG
- a CDS encoding 4-oxalocrotonate tautomerase family protein gives rise to the protein MPFVRVTLFEGRSTEKKRRIAEAITEALITIGGTTREACQVVFEDVAKDDWVTGGAPEFSANAAKR
- a CDS encoding amidohydrolase family protein, giving the protein MLRRPEEKVKELSEITIKSDTRDILSHATIQAEALEDYFLVDMDAHVTETQFWPEIINLIDNDVIKQMGQAMMMRPGPSTALLNQMPGLMFQNVYGRIPHQLTLAEPVDGAGCHHLTELMRRAMDAMGLDYQVVFPTPMLVLGMHPQDDIEVAVGRAYDRWLVERILPEDERIKGLLYLPFNTPKACLDIVRDFGSAPGVIGFTVCATRNKPVHHDSYMKLYAMIEETGKPLTFHSGYHWGDPSFAQLNRFISMHSISFVHYSLIHVANWVINGLPERFPGLKIVWVESGLAWIPFIMQRLDHEFMMRVCEAPALKRPPSEYIREMYFTSQPLEKTNMKLLQATFEAINAETQLLYASDWPHWDFDPPTAITTIPFLSEQAKRNILGLNAARVFNLEVKRTRPKARDVLAGRQEAAERPEVLRQTGDRV
- a CDS encoding Rieske (2Fe-2S) protein; the encoded protein is MREVLIGRVSEFPDSGRQIVAVDDAEIGVFCVNGRFTAFENVCPHLGGPVCQGKIIPRVQEMVGEDKTSLGLSFSKDQTNVACPWHGYEFDVETGRHQGNSHLRLRAVKIEVVGGDLVVTVPERTRERIARARPAGGRTSD
- a CDS encoding SRPBCC domain-containing protein codes for the protein MFATGLISFLVLTLAQIPTLSGIPDLSTHKEIKVAVEIKASADTVWHTLTNFPAYDIWNPYIYPASGEPIAGRQLDLTLRGRTVIHFQPTVLVAKPGEELIWGGKVPLGAVQREVTFEIVTLEPHRVRFTAMERFRGVLLPLAGGVTRDAAAGWQAMAKALRNRAELLDFSPPSNPVPHR